TGCGAAACGTCTTTCTTCCGAACTGGAAGGTGCTTTGCAGATCTGCAAGGAGCTGCTTTTCTGGCTATCGCTTCGGATAAGCCCTTTGCTGCCGGCAATTTCTACAGCGGTTTGAAACGGGCCGTGATATCCCCAGAAAGCTTCCAGATTAGCAACGGCGCCGTTCTCAAAAATCAGAGTGACCAATGCGTAGTCCATCTCATTTACCCGGTGGTTCAAGCCGTAAACGGACTTCACGTCACCGATCGCCCAACGTAGAAAATCAATATCGTGGATCATGAGATCGGCAATGACGCCGCCGCTTTTATCGGCATCTTTGAACCATGGTTTGACATCCCCGGGGTGAGAGCCTATGCGTTTGGCGTGAACCACGCCGACTCGACCCAGCTTGCCCTCATCGATGGCTTGCTTCATTTGGATGTATTCAGGGAAAAAGCGAACGACATGCCCGACAAAGAGACGAACGCCATTCTGTTCGCAACATTGGATCATGGCTGCTGCGTCCTCCAAATTAAGCGCAAGCGGCTTTTCGCAAATCACATGTTTGCCGGCTTGCGCCGCTTTCAATGTATACTCTTTATGTAGGTAGCTAGGCAAAGTCACGCTGACAACATCCAAGTCAGTTTCGTTCAGCATTTCTTCAAAGGAATGATAAGCCGCTGCACCTGTTTTCATCGATAGTTCTTGTGCTAACTCGAAATCCACATCGCAGACGCCAACCAGCGTCACATCCGGCATGTTCATATAACTGAGGGCGTGTACATTTCCCATTCCCCCGCAACCGACAATGGCTACTTTCATGCTAACTCACTCCTTGCTTCCTAGTATAAAAATGTTTAACTAAGTTATATGATATACATATTGCTGGATACCGTATATGCGGACATTTATTCTTTTTATATCCATATTTGTGATCATCGAAAGTGTGGTGCTTGTAAGCAGTGGAAATTTTTAAAGAACCGATACCTTATCAAAATGCTTCATTATGCATGAAAGTCTGGCGATTTTGCCAATCTGGTCAAGAGCAGAAGCACGGGAATGCCTGGCATTATCATAAAGAAGTTGAGTTCATTTTGGTTGAGAAGGGGAGACATGAAATTCAAACCACTAACCATA
Above is a genomic segment from Paenibacillus sp. HWE-109 containing:
- a CDS encoding Gfo/Idh/MocA family protein, which gives rise to MKVAIVGCGGMGNVHALSYMNMPDVTLVGVCDVDFELAQELSMKTGAAAYHSFEEMLNETDLDVVSVTLPSYLHKEYTLKAAQAGKHVICEKPLALNLEDAAAMIQCCEQNGVRLFVGHVVRFFPEYIQMKQAIDEGKLGRVGVVHAKRIGSHPGDVKPWFKDADKSGGVIADLMIHDIDFLRWAIGDVKSVYGLNHRVNEMDYALVTLIFENGAVANLEAFWGYHGPFQTAVEIAGSKGLIRSDSQKSSSLQICKAPSSSEERRFAEVPQSPGFSNPYELELAHFIQCIREGSEPIVSANDAYKALEITMAALESVQTGKSVYLQPSTQLGEETA